In Rattus norvegicus strain BN/NHsdMcwi chromosome 1, GRCr8, whole genome shotgun sequence, a genomic segment contains:
- the Zfp668 gene encoding zinc finger protein 668 isoform X2 produces MEPREGLLTEAMEVEAAEAKSPGPCYKRSGRRYKCLFCTKTFPNAPRAARHAATHTTTDCTEEVNEVQPKVDAEPKAEEASGDKVSGSVAKPRPYACPLCPKAYKTAPELRSHGRSHTGEKPFPCPECGRRFMQPVCLRVHLASHAGELPFRCTHCPKAYGTLSKLKIHQRGHTGERPYACTDCGKSFADPSVFRKHRRTHAGLRPYSCERCGKAYAELKDLRNHERSHTGERPFLCSECGKSFSRSSSLTCHQRIHAAQKPYRCPACGKGFTQLSSYQSHERTHSGEKPFLCPRCGRMFSDPSSFRRHQRAHEGVKPYRCEKCGKDFRQPADLAMHRRVHTGDRPFKCLQCDKTFVASWDLKRHALVHSGQRPFRCEECGRAFAERASLTKHSRMHSGERPFHCNACGKSFVVLSSLRKHERTHRSNETTGAAPQQELVLGLALPVGVVGEGSAAPVAGAGIGDAPAGLLGLPPESGSVVATQWQVVGMTVEHVECQDAGVGEAPSTLGDAGEVGGEETDEKPPQFVCRECKETFSTLTLLRRHERSHPELRPFPCTQCGKSFSDRAGLRKHSRTHSSVRPYSCSQCPKAFLSASDLRKHERTHPVPIGTPIPLEPLVALLGMPEEGSA; encoded by the exons ATGGAACCTAG AGAAGGTCTACTCACCGAGGCCATGGAAGTGGAGGCTGCAGAGGCCAAGTCCCCAGGCCCCTGCTACAAGCGCTCTGGCCGCCGTTATAAGTGCCTGTTTTGTACAAAGACATTTCCAAATGCTCCCAGGGCAGCCCGCCATGCTGCTACACATACAACTACAGACTGCACAGAGGAGGTGAATGAGGTCCAGCCGAAGGTGGATGCAGAGCCCAAGGCTGAGGAAGCCAGTGGAGACAAGGTATCTGGGTCAGTAGCCAAGCCCCGGCCCTATGCTTGCCCTCTGTGCCCCAAGGCCTACAAGACAGCTCCTGAGCTACGCAGCCATGGACGCAGCCACACTGGTGAGAAGCCCTTCCCGTGCCCAGAGTGCGGCCGCCGTTTCATGCAGCCAGTGTGCCTGCGTGTGCACCTGGCCTCACACGCTGGTGAGCTGCCTTTCCGATGCACACACTGCCCCAAGGCTTATGGTACACTCTCTAAACTAAAGATCCACCAGCGTGGGCACACAGGCGAGCGGCCCTATGCCTGTACTGACTGCGGCAAGAGCTTTGCTGATCCTTCAGTGTTCCGCAAGCATCGGCGCACGCATGCAGGCCTGCGCCCCTACAGCTGCGAGCGCTGCGGCAAGGCCTATGCTGAGCTGAAGGACTTACGCAACCACGAAAG GTCCCACACGGGTGAGCGCCCCTTCCTCTGCTCAGAGTGTGGTAAAAGCTTCTCTCGATCCTCTTCCCTCACATGCCATCAGCGTATCCATGCAGCCCAGAAACCCTATCGCTGCCCGGCTTGTGGTAAGGGCTTCACACAGCTCAGCTCTTACCAAAGCCATGAGCGCACACATTCAGGCGAAAAGCCCTTCCTGTGCCCTCGGTGTGGCCGCATGTTCTCTGATCCCTCGAGCTTCCGCCGCCACCAGCGGGCACATGAGGGTGTAAAGCCTTACCGCTGTGAGAAATGTGGCAAGGACTTCCGGCAGCCAGCTGACCTGGCCATGCACCGTCGAGTACACACCGGCGACCGACCCTTCAAGTGCCTGCAGTGTGACAAGACTTTTGTGGCTTCCTGGGACCTCAAGCGGCATGCATTGGTACACTCAGGACAGCGGCCGTTCCGCTGTGAGGAGTGTGGGCGAGCATTTGCTGAGCGAGCTAGCCTTACAAAGCACAGCCGCATGCACTCTGGCGAGCGTCCTTTCCACTGTAATGCCTGCGGGAAATCCTTTGTGGTGTTATCCAGCCTCAGGAAGCATGAGCGCACCCATAGAAGCAACGAGACTACGGGAGCTGCCCCCCAGCAGGAGTTGGTACTGGGACTAGCACTGCCTGTAGGTGTCGTAGGTGAGGGCTCAGCTGCCCCTGTGGCAGGTGCAGGGATAGGGGATGCTCCAGCAGGGCTGCTAGGGTTACCGCCTGAGTCTGGTAGTGTAGTGGCCACACAGTGGCAAGTGGTGGGCATGACTGTAGAGCATGTGGAGTGCCAGGATGCTGGCGTTGGCGAAGCTCCTAGTACCCTGGGAGATGCaggagaggtgggtggggaggagacTGATGAGAAGCCCCCACAGTTTGTGTGTCGAGAGTGCAAAGAAACTTTCTCCACACTGACATTGCTACGCAGGCATGAACGCTCACACCCAGAGCTCCGGCCCTTTCCCTGCACCCAGTGTGGTAAGAGCTTCTCAGACAGGGCTGGGCTTCGTAAGCATAGCCGCACCCACAGCTCTGTACGCCCCTACTCCTGTTCCCAATGTCCTAAAGCTTTCCTGAGTGCCAGTGATCTGCGCAAACATGAACGCACCCACCCTGTGCCCATCGGGACCCCCATACCCCTGGAACCCCTTGTGGCTCTGCTAGGAATGCCAGAAGAAGGGTCAGCCTGA
- the Zfp668 gene encoding zinc finger protein 668 isoform X1 — MVPGVVRTLQNLSGAPLTREGLLTEAMEVEAAEAKSPGPCYKRSGRRYKCLFCTKTFPNAPRAARHAATHTTTDCTEEVNEVQPKVDAEPKAEEASGDKVSGSVAKPRPYACPLCPKAYKTAPELRSHGRSHTGEKPFPCPECGRRFMQPVCLRVHLASHAGELPFRCTHCPKAYGTLSKLKIHQRGHTGERPYACTDCGKSFADPSVFRKHRRTHAGLRPYSCERCGKAYAELKDLRNHERSHTGERPFLCSECGKSFSRSSSLTCHQRIHAAQKPYRCPACGKGFTQLSSYQSHERTHSGEKPFLCPRCGRMFSDPSSFRRHQRAHEGVKPYRCEKCGKDFRQPADLAMHRRVHTGDRPFKCLQCDKTFVASWDLKRHALVHSGQRPFRCEECGRAFAERASLTKHSRMHSGERPFHCNACGKSFVVLSSLRKHERTHRSNETTGAAPQQELVLGLALPVGVVGEGSAAPVAGAGIGDAPAGLLGLPPESGSVVATQWQVVGMTVEHVECQDAGVGEAPSTLGDAGEVGGEETDEKPPQFVCRECKETFSTLTLLRRHERSHPELRPFPCTQCGKSFSDRAGLRKHSRTHSSVRPYSCSQCPKAFLSASDLRKHERTHPVPIGTPIPLEPLVALLGMPEEGSA; from the exons ATGGTTCCTGGTGTGGTGCGGACTCTACAGAACCTTTCAGGGGCTCCACTGACCAG AGAAGGTCTACTCACCGAGGCCATGGAAGTGGAGGCTGCAGAGGCCAAGTCCCCAGGCCCCTGCTACAAGCGCTCTGGCCGCCGTTATAAGTGCCTGTTTTGTACAAAGACATTTCCAAATGCTCCCAGGGCAGCCCGCCATGCTGCTACACATACAACTACAGACTGCACAGAGGAGGTGAATGAGGTCCAGCCGAAGGTGGATGCAGAGCCCAAGGCTGAGGAAGCCAGTGGAGACAAGGTATCTGGGTCAGTAGCCAAGCCCCGGCCCTATGCTTGCCCTCTGTGCCCCAAGGCCTACAAGACAGCTCCTGAGCTACGCAGCCATGGACGCAGCCACACTGGTGAGAAGCCCTTCCCGTGCCCAGAGTGCGGCCGCCGTTTCATGCAGCCAGTGTGCCTGCGTGTGCACCTGGCCTCACACGCTGGTGAGCTGCCTTTCCGATGCACACACTGCCCCAAGGCTTATGGTACACTCTCTAAACTAAAGATCCACCAGCGTGGGCACACAGGCGAGCGGCCCTATGCCTGTACTGACTGCGGCAAGAGCTTTGCTGATCCTTCAGTGTTCCGCAAGCATCGGCGCACGCATGCAGGCCTGCGCCCCTACAGCTGCGAGCGCTGCGGCAAGGCCTATGCTGAGCTGAAGGACTTACGCAACCACGAAAG GTCCCACACGGGTGAGCGCCCCTTCCTCTGCTCAGAGTGTGGTAAAAGCTTCTCTCGATCCTCTTCCCTCACATGCCATCAGCGTATCCATGCAGCCCAGAAACCCTATCGCTGCCCGGCTTGTGGTAAGGGCTTCACACAGCTCAGCTCTTACCAAAGCCATGAGCGCACACATTCAGGCGAAAAGCCCTTCCTGTGCCCTCGGTGTGGCCGCATGTTCTCTGATCCCTCGAGCTTCCGCCGCCACCAGCGGGCACATGAGGGTGTAAAGCCTTACCGCTGTGAGAAATGTGGCAAGGACTTCCGGCAGCCAGCTGACCTGGCCATGCACCGTCGAGTACACACCGGCGACCGACCCTTCAAGTGCCTGCAGTGTGACAAGACTTTTGTGGCTTCCTGGGACCTCAAGCGGCATGCATTGGTACACTCAGGACAGCGGCCGTTCCGCTGTGAGGAGTGTGGGCGAGCATTTGCTGAGCGAGCTAGCCTTACAAAGCACAGCCGCATGCACTCTGGCGAGCGTCCTTTCCACTGTAATGCCTGCGGGAAATCCTTTGTGGTGTTATCCAGCCTCAGGAAGCATGAGCGCACCCATAGAAGCAACGAGACTACGGGAGCTGCCCCCCAGCAGGAGTTGGTACTGGGACTAGCACTGCCTGTAGGTGTCGTAGGTGAGGGCTCAGCTGCCCCTGTGGCAGGTGCAGGGATAGGGGATGCTCCAGCAGGGCTGCTAGGGTTACCGCCTGAGTCTGGTAGTGTAGTGGCCACACAGTGGCAAGTGGTGGGCATGACTGTAGAGCATGTGGAGTGCCAGGATGCTGGCGTTGGCGAAGCTCCTAGTACCCTGGGAGATGCaggagaggtgggtggggaggagacTGATGAGAAGCCCCCACAGTTTGTGTGTCGAGAGTGCAAAGAAACTTTCTCCACACTGACATTGCTACGCAGGCATGAACGCTCACACCCAGAGCTCCGGCCCTTTCCCTGCACCCAGTGTGGTAAGAGCTTCTCAGACAGGGCTGGGCTTCGTAAGCATAGCCGCACCCACAGCTCTGTACGCCCCTACTCCTGTTCCCAATGTCCTAAAGCTTTCCTGAGTGCCAGTGATCTGCGCAAACATGAACGCACCCACCCTGTGCCCATCGGGACCCCCATACCCCTGGAACCCCTTGTGGCTCTGCTAGGAATGCCAGAAGAAGGGTCAGCCTGA
- the Zfp668 gene encoding zinc finger protein 668 (The RefSeq protein has 1 substitution compared to this genomic sequence) has protein sequence MEVEAAEAKSPGPCYKRSGRRYKCLFCTKTFPNAPRAARHAATHTTTDCTEEVNEVQPKVDAEPKAEEASGDKVSGSVAKPRPYACPLCPKAYKTAPELRSHGRSHTGEKPFPCPECGRRFMQPVCLRVHLASHAGELPFRCTHCPKAYGTLSKLKIHQRGHTGERPYACTDCGKSFADPSVFRKHRRTHAGLRPYSCERCGKAYAELKDLRNHERSHTGERPFLCSECGKSFSRSSSLTCHQRIHAAQKPYRCPACGKGFTQLSSYQSHERTHSGEKPFLCPRCGRMFSDPSSFRRHQRAHEGVKPYRCEKCGKDFRQPADLAMHRRVHTGDRPFKCLQCDKTFVASWDLKRHALVHSGQRPFRCEECGRAFAERASLTKHSRMHSGERPFHCNACGKSFVVLSSLRKHERTHRSNETTEAAPQQELVLGLALPVGVVGEGSAAPVAGAGIGDAPAGLLGLPPESGSVVATQWQVVGMTVEHVECQDAGVGEAPSTLGDAGEVGGEETDEKPPQFVCRECKETFSTLTLLRRHERSHPELRPFPCTQCGKSFSDRAGLRKHSRTHSSVRPYSCSQCPKAFLSASDLRKHERTHPVPIGTPIPLEPLVALLGMPEEGSA, from the exons ATGGAAGTGGAGGCTGCAGAGGCCAAGTCCCCAGGCCCCTGCTACAAGCGCTCTGGCCGCCGTTATAAGTGCCTGTTTTGTACAAAGACATTTCCAAATGCTCCCAGGGCAGCCCGCCATGCTGCTACACATACAACTACAGACTGCACAGAGGAGGTGAATGAGGTCCAGCCGAAGGTGGATGCAGAGCCCAAGGCTGAGGAAGCCAGTGGAGACAAGGTATCTGGGTCAGTAGCCAAGCCCCGGCCCTATGCTTGCCCTCTGTGCCCCAAGGCCTACAAGACAGCTCCTGAGCTACGCAGCCATGGACGCAGCCACACTGGTGAGAAGCCCTTCCCGTGCCCAGAGTGCGGCCGCCGTTTCATGCAGCCAGTGTGCCTGCGTGTGCACCTGGCCTCACACGCTGGTGAGCTGCCTTTCCGATGCACACACTGCCCCAAGGCTTATGGTACACTCTCTAAACTAAAGATCCACCAGCGTGGGCACACAGGCGAGCGGCCCTATGCCTGTACTGACTGCGGCAAGAGCTTTGCTGATCCTTCAGTGTTCCGCAAGCATCGGCGCACGCATGCAGGCCTGCGCCCCTACAGCTGCGAGCGCTGCGGCAAGGCCTATGCTGAGCTGAAGGACTTACGCAACCACGAAAG GTCCCACACGGGTGAGCGCCCCTTCCTCTGCTCAGAGTGTGGTAAAAGCTTCTCTCGATCCTCTTCCCTCACATGCCATCAGCGTATCCATGCAGCCCAGAAACCCTATCGCTGCCCGGCTTGTGGTAAGGGCTTCACACAGCTCAGCTCTTACCAAAGCCATGAGCGCACACATTCAGGCGAAAAGCCCTTCCTGTGCCCTCGGTGTGGCCGCATGTTCTCTGATCCCTCGAGCTTCCGCCGCCACCAGCGGGCACATGAGGGTGTAAAGCCTTACCGCTGTGAGAAATGTGGCAAGGACTTCCGGCAGCCAGCTGACCTGGCCATGCACCGTCGAGTACACACCGGCGACCGACCCTTCAAGTGCCTGCAGTGTGACAAGACTTTTGTGGCTTCCTGGGACCTCAAGCGGCATGCATTGGTACACTCAGGACAGCGGCCGTTCCGCTGTGAGGAGTGTGGGCGAGCATTTGCTGAGCGAGCTAGCCTTACAAAGCACAGCCGCATGCACTCTGGCGAGCGTCCTTTCCACTGTAATGCCTGCGGGAAATCCTTTGTGGTGTTATCCAGCCTCAGGAAGCATGAGCGCACCCATAGAAGCAACGAGACTACGGGAGCTGCCCCCCAGCAGGAGTTGGTACTGGGACTAGCACTGCCTGTAGGTGTCGTAGGTGAGGGCTCAGCTGCCCCTGTGGCAGGTGCAGGGATAGGGGATGCTCCAGCAGGGCTGCTAGGGTTACCGCCTGAGTCTGGTAGTGTAGTGGCCACACAGTGGCAAGTGGTGGGCATGACTGTAGAGCATGTGGAGTGCCAGGATGCTGGCGTTGGCGAAGCTCCTAGTACCCTGGGAGATGCaggagaggtgggtggggaggagacTGATGAGAAGCCCCCACAGTTTGTGTGTCGAGAGTGCAAAGAAACTTTCTCCACACTGACATTGCTACGCAGGCATGAACGCTCACACCCAGAGCTCCGGCCCTTTCCCTGCACCCAGTGTGGTAAGAGCTTCTCAGACAGGGCTGGGCTTCGTAAGCATAGCCGCACCCACAGCTCTGTACGCCCCTACTCCTGTTCCCAATGTCCTAAAGCTTTCCTGAGTGCCAGTGATCTGCGCAAACATGAACGCACCCACCCTGTGCCCATCGGGACCCCCATACCCCTGGAACCCCTTGTGGCTCTGCTAGGAATGCCAGAAGAAGGGTCAGCCTGA
- the Zfp668 gene encoding zinc finger protein 668 isoform X3 yields MEVEAAEAKSPGPCYKRSGRRYKCLFCTKTFPNAPRAARHAATHTTTDCTEEVNEVQPKVDAEPKAEEASGDKVSGSVAKPRPYACPLCPKAYKTAPELRSHGRSHTGEKPFPCPECGRRFMQPVCLRVHLASHAGELPFRCTHCPKAYGTLSKLKIHQRGHTGERPYACTDCGKSFADPSVFRKHRRTHAGLRPYSCERCGKAYAELKDLRNHERSHTGERPFLCSECGKSFSRSSSLTCHQRIHAAQKPYRCPACGKGFTQLSSYQSHERTHSGEKPFLCPRCGRMFSDPSSFRRHQRAHEGVKPYRCEKCGKDFRQPADLAMHRRVHTGDRPFKCLQCDKTFVASWDLKRHALVHSGQRPFRCEECGRAFAERASLTKHSRMHSGERPFHCNACGKSFVVLSSLRKHERTHRSNETTGAAPQQELVLGLALPVGVVGEGSAAPVAGAGIGDAPAGLLGLPPESGSVVATQWQVVGMTVEHVECQDAGVGEAPSTLGDAGEVGGEETDEKPPQFVCRECKETFSTLTLLRRHERSHPELRPFPCTQCGKSFSDRAGLRKHSRTHSSVRPYSCSQCPKAFLSASDLRKHERTHPVPIGTPIPLEPLVALLGMPEEGSA; encoded by the exons ATGGAAGTGGAGGCTGCAGAGGCCAAGTCCCCAGGCCCCTGCTACAAGCGCTCTGGCCGCCGTTATAAGTGCCTGTTTTGTACAAAGACATTTCCAAATGCTCCCAGGGCAGCCCGCCATGCTGCTACACATACAACTACAGACTGCACAGAGGAGGTGAATGAGGTCCAGCCGAAGGTGGATGCAGAGCCCAAGGCTGAGGAAGCCAGTGGAGACAAGGTATCTGGGTCAGTAGCCAAGCCCCGGCCCTATGCTTGCCCTCTGTGCCCCAAGGCCTACAAGACAGCTCCTGAGCTACGCAGCCATGGACGCAGCCACACTGGTGAGAAGCCCTTCCCGTGCCCAGAGTGCGGCCGCCGTTTCATGCAGCCAGTGTGCCTGCGTGTGCACCTGGCCTCACACGCTGGTGAGCTGCCTTTCCGATGCACACACTGCCCCAAGGCTTATGGTACACTCTCTAAACTAAAGATCCACCAGCGTGGGCACACAGGCGAGCGGCCCTATGCCTGTACTGACTGCGGCAAGAGCTTTGCTGATCCTTCAGTGTTCCGCAAGCATCGGCGCACGCATGCAGGCCTGCGCCCCTACAGCTGCGAGCGCTGCGGCAAGGCCTATGCTGAGCTGAAGGACTTACGCAACCACGAAAG GTCCCACACGGGTGAGCGCCCCTTCCTCTGCTCAGAGTGTGGTAAAAGCTTCTCTCGATCCTCTTCCCTCACATGCCATCAGCGTATCCATGCAGCCCAGAAACCCTATCGCTGCCCGGCTTGTGGTAAGGGCTTCACACAGCTCAGCTCTTACCAAAGCCATGAGCGCACACATTCAGGCGAAAAGCCCTTCCTGTGCCCTCGGTGTGGCCGCATGTTCTCTGATCCCTCGAGCTTCCGCCGCCACCAGCGGGCACATGAGGGTGTAAAGCCTTACCGCTGTGAGAAATGTGGCAAGGACTTCCGGCAGCCAGCTGACCTGGCCATGCACCGTCGAGTACACACCGGCGACCGACCCTTCAAGTGCCTGCAGTGTGACAAGACTTTTGTGGCTTCCTGGGACCTCAAGCGGCATGCATTGGTACACTCAGGACAGCGGCCGTTCCGCTGTGAGGAGTGTGGGCGAGCATTTGCTGAGCGAGCTAGCCTTACAAAGCACAGCCGCATGCACTCTGGCGAGCGTCCTTTCCACTGTAATGCCTGCGGGAAATCCTTTGTGGTGTTATCCAGCCTCAGGAAGCATGAGCGCACCCATAGAAGCAACGAGACTACGGGAGCTGCCCCCCAGCAGGAGTTGGTACTGGGACTAGCACTGCCTGTAGGTGTCGTAGGTGAGGGCTCAGCTGCCCCTGTGGCAGGTGCAGGGATAGGGGATGCTCCAGCAGGGCTGCTAGGGTTACCGCCTGAGTCTGGTAGTGTAGTGGCCACACAGTGGCAAGTGGTGGGCATGACTGTAGAGCATGTGGAGTGCCAGGATGCTGGCGTTGGCGAAGCTCCTAGTACCCTGGGAGATGCaggagaggtgggtggggaggagacTGATGAGAAGCCCCCACAGTTTGTGTGTCGAGAGTGCAAAGAAACTTTCTCCACACTGACATTGCTACGCAGGCATGAACGCTCACACCCAGAGCTCCGGCCCTTTCCCTGCACCCAGTGTGGTAAGAGCTTCTCAGACAGGGCTGGGCTTCGTAAGCATAGCCGCACCCACAGCTCTGTACGCCCCTACTCCTGTTCCCAATGTCCTAAAGCTTTCCTGAGTGCCAGTGATCTGCGCAAACATGAACGCACCCACCCTGTGCCCATCGGGACCCCCATACCCCTGGAACCCCTTGTGGCTCTGCTAGGAATGCCAGAAGAAGGGTCAGCCTGA